One part of the Saprospiraceae bacterium genome encodes these proteins:
- a CDS encoding pentapeptide repeat-containing protein, whose protein sequence is MTNANLFQANLSESSLRNVNLSNSNLFLANLKDADLCFANLTNVKLDQADLTGSVLIGAIVNEKWFNEITQLKVVGEQTIREDYIIEYDKVDNLFRLILINPILRRKYRYQHKQIF, encoded by the coding sequence TTGACTAATGCCAATTTGTTTCAGGCAAATTTGTCAGAATCTTCATTGAGAAATGTTAATTTAAGTAATTCTAATCTATTTTTGGCTAATTTGAAAGACGCCGATTTATGTTTTGCTAATCTGACAAATGTAAAATTGGATCAGGCTGATCTAACAGGTTCTGTTTTAATTGGAGCTATTGTAAATGAAAAGTGGTTCAATGAAATTACGCAATTAAAAGTGGTAGGTGAGCAAACCATTAGGGAAGATTATATCATTGAATATGATAAAGTGGATAATTTGTTTCGATTAATATTAATTAATCCTATACTTAGGAGAAAATATAGATATCAGCATAAACAAATATTCTAG
- a CDS encoding helix-turn-helix domain-containing protein — protein sequence MSSNIKVQRICQHCGKEFTAKTTVTQFCGDACAKAAYKVRGRKLKVEQSNIETQLIKAKPLEDLKSKEFLKVREVAKLLNCSVRSIYYYIESGNIKAVNLGQRITRVKRSEIDKLFEQSKSLIEQAQKNPGPMKYEIADCYNLVEVQLKYGIFDSALRQVIKKNCIQKLKEDWRF from the coding sequence ATGAGCTCGAATATCAAGGTACAAAGAATCTGTCAGCATTGTGGTAAGGAGTTTACAGCCAAAACTACTGTAACCCAGTTTTGTGGGGATGCTTGCGCCAAAGCAGCCTATAAAGTGAGAGGAAGAAAACTGAAGGTTGAGCAAAGCAATATTGAAACCCAGCTTATCAAAGCTAAGCCACTTGAGGATTTAAAGTCTAAAGAGTTTCTAAAAGTCAGAGAAGTTGCTAAATTGCTGAATTGTTCTGTCCGGTCGATTTATTATTACATAGAAAGTGGTAATATTAAGGCAGTAAATCTTGGTCAAAGGATTACAAGGGTAAAGCGTTCCGAAATAGACAAGCTGTTTGAGCAATCGAAATCTTTGATAGAACAGGCACAGAAGAATCCCGGACCCATGAAGTATGAAATTGCTGACTGTTACAATCTGGTTGAAGTGCAGCTCAAGTATGGAATTTTTGATTCTGCATTGCGACAAGTTATTAAGAAGAATTGTATTCAAAAATTAAAAGAAGATTGGCGATTCTAA
- a CDS encoding thermonuclease family protein: protein MKKIIVSVLFLTAFTAAFSQEEARVMKVKDGDTYVLKTTAKEHTIRLLNVDAPELNQHWGFNSWLNVKALILGKVVKFEVLKTDVYGRELAMVYVDGQRLDEILIANGWAWHYINFDTDARLEDLMRKASSERKGLWECGAEKVCPPWLFRKYNARNRYRFCKGCIATKKVITNNLNK from the coding sequence ATGAAGAAAATAATTGTATCGGTTTTGTTTTTAACGGCTTTTACAGCCGCTTTTTCGCAAGAAGAAGCAAGGGTTATGAAAGTTAAGGATGGCGATACATACGTTCTTAAAACAACTGCAAAGGAGCATACAATAAGGTTATTAAATGTTGATGCTCCCGAACTAAATCAACACTGGGGATTTAACTCTTGGCTCAATGTAAAAGCCTTGATACTTGGTAAGGTGGTAAAGTTTGAAGTATTGAAAACTGATGTGTACGGTAGAGAATTGGCAATGGTATATGTGGATGGGCAAAGACTGGATGAAATACTTATTGCAAATGGTTGGGCTTGGCACTACATCAATTTTGATACTGATGCAAGGCTTGAAGATTTGATGCGTAAAGCATCAAGCGAAAGAAAAGGACTTTGGGAATGTGGGGCTGAAAAAGTTTGTCCGCCCTGGCTATTCAGAAAGTATAATGCAAGAAACAGATACAGGTTTTGTAAAGGCTGTATCGCAACAAAAAAAGTAATTACTAACAATTTAAATAAATAA
- a CDS encoding PepSY-like domain-containing protein: protein MNKTMKKLALMTVAAMITSLTFAQKLQEKDVPAPVKTAFQKNFPQAKVEKWEKEGVNFEAEFELNKTEQSVLFDAQGNLLETEVEIKLTQLPKGVLEYVKANYKGQKVKEAAKISDAKGTLTYEAEIKGMDLLFDSNGKFIKEIKN, encoded by the coding sequence ATAAACAAGACAATGAAAAAATTAGCATTAATGACGGTTGCAGCGATGATTACATCACTCACCTTCGCACAAAAATTGCAGGAAAAAGATGTTCCTGCTCCAGTTAAAACAGCTTTTCAAAAGAATTTCCCCCAAGCAAAAGTAGAAAAGTGGGAAAAGGAAGGTGTCAATTTTGAAGCAGAATTTGAGTTGAACAAAACGGAACAATCGGTTTTATTTGATGCACAAGGCAACCTATTAGAAACCGAAGTGGAGATTAAATTAACCCAATTGCCCAAAGGTGTTTTAGAATATGTAAAAGCTAACTACAAAGGTCAGAAGGTAAAAGAGGCTGCTAAAATTTCCGATGCGAAAGGCACATTAACTTACGAAGCAGAAATCAAGGGAATGGATCTTCTTTTTGATAGTAACGGGAAATTTATCAAAGAAATCAAAAACTAA
- a CDS encoding HAMP domain-containing histidine kinase produces the protein MTKKLLHKTSKVYLLFSVMLLIVSAPLFYYITERLYIEETDETLILHKNEFVKYSLPTLKNADIQNWNKYNRNIKIEPFKNSDKDTIFYNSYYDALDAEIEPYRELNASILIEGNPYTYSARINLVEKEDLMKSIAILFLVIISLLLVGLFVITKRLSINLWKPFYETLNQIEKFEIDKSNHPKFTETNIEEFNRLNNSIEKLITKNTSIYHSQREFIENAAHELQTPLAVFQAKIDTLIQNADFTQEQYKMLSSLNDSVSRLNRLNKNLLLLSKMENDIYNEKQTINLKEAIEKHFDFFTEQAKAKNLIIKTEMNEAVAVKSNPVLAEILISNLFLNAIRHNVSDGQVLVTLSNHSLTFSNTGQSQTLVADKLFNRFSKSNPSEQGNGLGLAIIKKIADQNNWKTSYSFANNFHSFSVAF, from the coding sequence ATGACTAAAAAACTATTACATAAAACATCAAAGGTTTATTTGCTTTTTTCAGTGATGCTTTTAATCGTGTCCGCACCTTTGTTCTATTATATTACAGAGAGATTATACATTGAAGAAACGGACGAGACACTTATACTGCATAAAAATGAATTTGTAAAATATTCATTGCCTACCTTAAAAAACGCTGATATTCAAAATTGGAATAAATACAATAGAAATATTAAAATTGAGCCCTTTAAAAATTCTGATAAAGACACTATATTTTATAACTCTTACTATGATGCTTTAGACGCTGAAATAGAACCATACCGTGAGCTTAATGCTTCTATTCTAATAGAGGGAAATCCATATACCTATTCAGCACGAATTAACTTAGTGGAAAAAGAGGATTTAATGAAGAGCATAGCAATACTTTTTTTGGTTATCATTTCACTATTACTTGTTGGCTTATTTGTAATCACAAAAAGATTATCCATCAATCTTTGGAAACCATTTTATGAAACCTTAAATCAAATTGAAAAATTTGAAATTGATAAATCCAATCACCCAAAATTTACAGAAACAAATATTGAAGAATTTAATCGTTTAAATAACAGTATTGAAAAATTGATTACGAAGAATACTTCAATCTACCATAGTCAAAGAGAATTTATTGAAAATGCTGCTCACGAACTGCAAACGCCTTTGGCAGTCTTTCAGGCAAAAATTGATACACTTATCCAAAACGCTGATTTCACACAGGAACAATATAAAATGCTTAGTTCTTTGAACGATAGCGTTTCACGTCTAAATCGTTTGAACAAAAACCTATTGTTGCTATCTAAAATGGAAAACGACATTTACAACGAGAAGCAAACAATTAATTTGAAAGAGGCAATTGAAAAGCACTTTGACTTTTTTACGGAACAGGCAAAAGCAAAGAACCTAATTATAAAAACAGAAATGAATGAAGCTGTTGCAGTAAAATCAAATCCAGTTTTAGCAGAAATTCTCATCAGCAATCTGTTTTTAAATGCTATCAGACATAATGTAAGTGATGGTCAGGTTTTAGTTACTCTCTCAAATCATTCTCTTACATTTTCAAACACAGGTCAATCACAAACCTTAGTTGCCGATAAACTGTTCAACCGCTTTTCTAAATCCAATCCATCCGAACAGGGTAATGGTTTGGGTTTGGCTATCATCAAGAAAATTGCAGACCAGAATAACTGGAAGACTTCCTACTCATTTGCAAACAATTTTCATTCTTTTTCGGTGGCTTTCTAA
- a CDS encoding response regulator transcription factor, with translation MKLLLIEDEQELANSIISYLTGNSFVCEWANNAKTAIDKISIYDYDCILLDLMLPDGNGFEILKELKRQNKTEGVIIISAKETLETRIEGFNLGADDYLTKPFHLSELLVRIQALIRRKNFKGNNLVAFNEIEIDILSKTVRVSTKKIDITKKEIDLLLYLIGNENRVLSKSAIAEHLSGDMADMLDNHDFVYAHIKNLKNKLKVAGCSDYIKTVYGLGYKWQND, from the coding sequence ATGAAATTATTACTCATAGAAGACGAACAAGAACTTGCAAATAGCATAATTAGCTATTTGACAGGCAACAGTTTTGTTTGTGAATGGGCTAATAATGCAAAAACAGCTATTGACAAAATTTCAATCTATGACTACGACTGCATATTACTTGACCTGATGTTGCCTGACGGCAACGGTTTTGAAATATTGAAAGAACTGAAAAGACAAAACAAAACCGAAGGCGTAATTATTATCTCGGCAAAAGAAACATTAGAAACAAGAATAGAAGGTTTCAATTTGGGTGCAGATGATTATCTAACAAAACCCTTTCATTTATCCGAATTATTGGTAAGAATACAAGCCCTTATCAGGCGAAAAAACTTTAAAGGCAACAATCTTGTTGCTTTCAATGAAATTGAAATTGATATACTTTCCAAAACAGTAAGAGTAAGCACCAAGAAAATTGACATCACAAAAAAGGAAATTGATTTGCTGTTGTATCTAATTGGAAATGAAAACAGAGTGCTTTCAAAAAGTGCCATAGCCGAGCATCTTTCAGGCGATATGGCTGATATGCTGGATAATCACGATTTTGTTTATGCTCACATCAAAAACCTAAAAAACAAATTGAAAGTTGCAGGTTGCAGCGATTACATAAAAACAGTTTACGGATTAGGTTACAAATGGCAGAATGACTAA
- a CDS encoding DUF262 domain-containing protein, whose product MQAKSANLLTVIKGPKQFVIPIYQRTYSWLLPQCNKLFNDILKVSTDGATQGHFIGSVVYFQENIHTVSDVPKLLVIDGQQRLTTVSLLIIALSEFIRDNDVDIDTNFTKLQNYYLLNPEEESELRYKLLLTKRDKETLINLIKGIEPVGEYSLRLVENYRFFKGKISKENVKEVYNGVLRLFIVDVALEKDKDNPQLIFESMNSTGLDLSQADLIRNYILMGQDIKLQTELYEKYWFPMEQSYGNEYATKFDWFMRDYLSVKTGAIPRIDKVYEEFKTYVQSNKAPKTITEVVQDIFKYSGYYVNMVLRKEANTDLKKLFTNILKLKVDVSYPFLLPVYNDYATEIITKEDFKEIIKLVENYVFRRAICGIPTNSLNKTFATLYKSINPSHYLESLKATFQLMENYKRFPNDTEFEKEIGLKDVYNFRSRNYLLHNLENYNRKEIFNTDDYTIEHIMPQNPKLNVKWQAMLGDNWQEVQKKYLHTLGNLTLTGYNPELSDNPFDIKKSIEGGFDHSPLRLNSFMQKVNVWNEEKIQERAVELAAKASKIWVAPNLSQEILDKYKRSEEKEVSVYTIENYEHLKGDMLELYYALKKRVLNIDASVKEEYKKLYIAFKSNTNFVDIVPQKARLRLSLNIEFNQIDDPLGLCLDVTDKGRWGNGDIEVGISKMSELDNVMDLIQQAFDIQMEETN is encoded by the coding sequence ATGCAAGCAAAATCAGCAAACTTATTAACCGTAATAAAAGGTCCTAAACAATTTGTAATTCCAATCTACCAGCGTACATATAGTTGGTTGTTGCCTCAATGCAATAAACTATTCAATGACATCTTAAAGGTAAGCACAGATGGAGCTACACAAGGGCATTTTATTGGTTCAGTGGTATATTTTCAAGAAAACATACACACCGTTTCTGATGTGCCTAAACTATTGGTTATTGATGGACAGCAGCGGTTAACCACAGTTTCATTATTGATTATTGCTTTATCTGAATTTATAAGGGACAACGATGTTGATATAGATACCAACTTCACCAAATTACAGAATTACTATTTGCTTAACCCAGAGGAAGAAAGCGAATTACGATACAAACTATTGCTTACCAAAAGGGATAAAGAAACTCTAATCAATCTAATAAAAGGAATTGAGCCAGTTGGGGAATACTCTTTGCGTTTGGTTGAGAATTACAGATTTTTCAAAGGCAAAATATCAAAAGAAAATGTAAAGGAAGTTTATAATGGAGTGCTAAGATTATTCATTGTTGATGTAGCATTAGAGAAGGACAAAGATAATCCGCAATTGATATTTGAGAGTATGAACTCAACAGGTTTGGACTTATCACAAGCCGACCTAATTAGAAACTATATTTTAATGGGGCAGGATATAAAGCTGCAAACCGAGTTGTACGAAAAATATTGGTTTCCAATGGAGCAAAGCTACGGCAATGAATATGCAACAAAGTTTGACTGGTTTATGAGGGATTACCTTTCAGTTAAAACAGGAGCAATACCAAGAATAGACAAGGTTTACGAAGAGTTTAAAACCTATGTTCAAAGCAACAAAGCACCAAAAACTATTACCGAAGTTGTACAGGATATTTTTAAATACTCTGGCTACTATGTAAATATGGTTTTAAGGAAAGAAGCAAATACAGATTTGAAGAAATTGTTTACCAATATCCTTAAACTAAAAGTAGATGTATCTTATCCTTTCCTACTGCCAGTTTACAATGATTATGCAACCGAAATAATTACAAAAGAAGATTTTAAAGAAATAATAAAGCTGGTTGAAAACTATGTTTTCCGTAGAGCAATTTGTGGTATTCCAACAAACAGCTTGAACAAAACATTTGCTACATTATACAAGTCCATAAATCCATCACATTATCTGGAGAGTTTAAAAGCTACATTCCAATTGATGGAGAATTACAAACGCTTCCCTAACGATACTGAATTTGAAAAGGAAATAGGTTTAAAAGACGTTTACAATTTCCGTTCCCGAAATTACTTGTTGCATAACTTAGAAAATTACAACAGGAAGGAAATATTTAATACAGACGATTACACCATAGAACACATAATGCCACAGAACCCAAAATTGAATGTAAAATGGCAAGCAATGTTGGGCGATAATTGGCAAGAAGTTCAGAAGAAGTATTTACATACATTGGGTAACTTAACACTAACCGGCTACAATCCTGAATTAAGCGATAACCCTTTTGACATTAAGAAATCAATTGAAGGAGGCTTTGACCATTCACCACTTCGTTTAAATTCATTTATGCAAAAAGTAAATGTTTGGAATGAAGAAAAGATACAGGAAAGAGCAGTTGAATTAGCTGCTAAAGCATCTAAAATTTGGGTTGCCCCAAATCTTTCACAAGAAATTTTGGATAAGTACAAACGCAGTGAAGAAAAAGAAGTTAGCGTTTACACTATTGAAAACTATGAGCATTTAAAAGGCGATATGCTTGAATTATACTATGCTTTAAAGAAAAGAGTATTAAACATTGATGCTTCGGTAAAAGAGGAATACAAAAAGCTATACATAGCTTTCAAGTCCAATACCAACTTCGTTGATATTGTACCACAAAAAGCAAGATTACGTTTGTCATTGAATATTGAGTTTAATCAAATTGATGATCCATTGGGTTTATGTTTAGATGTTACCGACAAAGGCAGATGGGGAAATGGGGATATTGAAGTAGGCATCAGCAAAATGAGTGAATTGGATAATGTAATGGATTTAATTCAACAGGCTTTTGACATACAAATGGAAGAAACGAACTAA